The genomic window TTATATATATTTTCACAAAGATTTCATGTGCCACGGAGTCACTCTCTGCAACCTTTTTGAACTTGCAAAAGAGGATGAATACAGGAATAAAAAACCAGACATAATCTATGTATATGGGATGAAAGATTTCCAGGTTGAAAAAAGAACATGTTTTTATAAGGATAAAGAGAACAGTATAATTCTAGGATATGCCAATTATCATGAAGATATTGATTATTTTGGATATATGAAGACCATGATCCTTACCCTCCACAACATACATATGATGGAGCAGGGGAGCCTCCCGGTGCACGGAGCTATGGTAAATGTAGTGACAAAAACCGGTAAAGAGAGCAACATCATTATTGTGGGGGACAGTGGAGCCGGAAAGTCCGAGAGTATAGAGGCCCTTAGAGCCTTAAGTGAAAATTATGTAAAAGATATGAAAGTAATATTTGACGATATGGGGGTTTTAAAATTAGACTGCCAGAATCGAATAGTAGCCTCTGGTACAGAAATTGGGGCCTTTATAAGAATGGATGATTTAGATCGTGGATATGCTTACCAGTCCATGGACAGAAGTATTTTCATGAACCCTGACAGAGAAAATTCAAGAGTGGTTCTTCCAATCACATCCTACGATGACATAGTAAAAGAGTATCCCGTGGACTACATTTTTTATGCAAACAATTATGAAAATGGAGAAGAGATAAGTTTTTTTGAAAATTCAAAAGACGCTCTTAAAGTATTCAAAGAAGCAAAAAGAGTGGCTAAGGGAACCACTAGTGAAAAGGGGCTTGTAACCTCCTACTTTGCAAATCCCTTTGGACCAATCCAAAGAAAGGGTCGTTGCGATATGCTCTTAAACAAATATTTCAGTATATTGTTTGAGAGAGGTGTCAAGGTGGGAGAGGTGAGGACCCGTCTGGGTATAGGGGGTATGGAAAAAGAAGGTCCAAAAAAACTTGCCATCAAGCTTTTTGAAATTATCAAATAATCTCTGATATTAACAATGCCCGGTTTTTCCGGGTGTTTCTATCAAAAATTATATCATTGATGTAAAATTGTATAACTTTTAAAAAAACAGAAGGGGGAGACAAATTGAAATTAATAATAAATGCAGATGATTTTGGTTATTCAAAAGGTGTAAATTACGGTATTATAGAGGCCTATAAAAATGGATTAGTCACTTCTACTACCATAATGATGAATATGCCCTATGTAGACCATGCCCTTGACCTCTATAAAGATAATCAGAGATTAGGACTTGGGATACATTTCGTCCTTACAAGCTATCACCCGCTCACAAATTCAAAAGAATTATTGGGAAATAACGGGGTCATGGACAGGGATTTTGACAGGATCGCTCTCTGCCCAGAGGAAGTTATAGAGGCTGAACTTAGGGCTCAATTCAGTGCCCTGTATAACAAAGGATATAAAATAACACATGCAGACAGCCACCACCATGTGCACAGAATCCCAAAGGTGTTAAAAATAATGAGTAAAATTTGCAAGGAATACGGATTGGCCATGAGAACCGTCCCCGAACAGAGAAACAGCGATGGATTTGACAAGGATATAAAAACCACTGAAAAATTTAACTGGGAATTTTACGACAAGGATGCCACCTTTGAAAAATTCAAGAATATCATCTCCAAGGATGGTGTTTCAAGCCTTGAAATATGTGCACATCCTGCCTTTATAGATCTGCATCTGAAAAACTTCAGCAACTATGTAGAACCGAGAATGATGGAATTAGATGTTTTGACATCTCAAGAAGCAAAAGATTTGATCACTAACAAAAATATAGAGATGATCAATTTCGGAGACCTCTAATTCTTTTCAGTCAATAGAAAAAGTCTGACCAGTAATGTATTTACATTTTGGTCAGACTTTATTTTATTCCCCTATCTTTAATTCATTTTTTAGATATTCAAGGAGGCCATCTTTTGTCTCTTCGTGTTTTAGGCCATATTCGATATTGGCTTTTAAGAGTCCTAGTTTATCACCTATATCATAACGTTTACCTTCAAAGTTATACGCCGCCACTTTTTCTCCAGATTTCTGGAGCTTAAGAATTGCATCTGTGAGCTGTATCTCTCCGCCTTTTCCAGGCTTTGCATTTTCTAAATGGTCAAAAATTTTACCATCAAGGAGGTATCTACCAAGGCAGGCAAACCTAGAAGGAGCATCTTCCACAAAAGGTTTCTCCACAAAATCTTCTACCTCAACAGTCTTGTCATCCAGTCTTTTCCCCGGGTCCACAATACCGTACTTAGAGACATCCTTCTTAGCCACTTCCTGTACCCCTATAATACTGCTTCCGTACTCTTCGTACTTCTCTATCATCTGTTTGCTCACTGGCTTTTCAGGGTTATACATTATGTCATCTCCCAAGGCCACTACAAATGGATCATTTCCTATAAATGGCTTCGCCTTCAGAACTGCATGTCCAAGTCCTAGTGGATGGGTCTGCCTCACATAGAATATGTTGACCATGCTTGAGAGTTCTGCAACCCTGGCCAGGAGAGTGTGTTTTTCCTGCTTCAAAAGAGTATCTTCTAGCTCATATGAGTAGTCAAAGTGATCCTCTATACAGTTTTTGTTACGCCCTGTGACTATTATTATGTCCTCTATCCCTGATTCTACCAGTTCCTCTACGATATACTGAAGAGACGGTTTATCAACTATAGTTAGCATCTCCTTAGGCTGAGCCTTTGTGGCAGGAAGAAGTCTTGTTCCTAGACCTGCAGCAGGAATTACTGCCTTTGTTACCTTTACCATAAAACTGACCTCCTATAAATCAGATCTGAAAAATATCATATTTTTTATTTTATCTCTAAGTTGCTTGGTTATTTTACCTTTGAACCAGCTTTTACTGTAGCATCTATCTCTACAAGCTTTACTCTCTTTTTCTCCTCAGTTGTGAGAAGCATCCCTTGAGATAACTCTCCCTTCAGCTTCACAGGGTTTAGGTTTAAGACAGCAAGAACTTTTTTCCCAACAAGCTCTTGATGGTCCTTATAATATTTTGCAATAC from uncultured Ilyobacter sp. includes these protein-coding regions:
- a CDS encoding phosphoenolpyruvate carboxykinase; this encodes MRKEFLLSRQSAIINFTAKYCDTREKLLDSQAFKTVLISYMEIIKNKDNAVYNYFIKRSDNDFENMVDNLIVVFKLLLVLQVEDISKIDSKYAIYFEEKEYFVELIEGIYSFWRKLERYSVVSNRRQGEGLQNVGFIEANNNFSNMILGVYRRIEETVIGYQHRVYRQLPAGANAGLIVNEVKWPAPHEYSFLERVPFIETIILEPPFIIYPKKNKREGITEEVFTSPLLEASVNEHHWFCYPAKVGTLLAYIYFHKDFMCHGVTLCNLFELAKEDEYRNKKPDIIYVYGMKDFQVEKRTCFYKDKENSIILGYANYHEDIDYFGYMKTMILTLHNIHMMEQGSLPVHGAMVNVVTKTGKESNIIIVGDSGAGKSESIEALRALSENYVKDMKVIFDDMGVLKLDCQNRIVASGTEIGAFIRMDDLDRGYAYQSMDRSIFMNPDRENSRVVLPITSYDDIVKEYPVDYIFYANNYENGEEISFFENSKDALKVFKEAKRVAKGTTSEKGLVTSYFANPFGPIQRKGRCDMLLNKYFSILFERGVKVGEVRTRLGIGGMEKEGPKKLAIKLFEIIK
- the chbG gene encoding chitin disaccharide deacetylase, with amino-acid sequence MKLIINADDFGYSKGVNYGIIEAYKNGLVTSTTIMMNMPYVDHALDLYKDNQRLGLGIHFVLTSYHPLTNSKELLGNNGVMDRDFDRIALCPEEVIEAELRAQFSALYNKGYKITHADSHHHVHRIPKVLKIMSKICKEYGLAMRTVPEQRNSDGFDKDIKTTEKFNWEFYDKDATFEKFKNIISKDGVSSLEICAHPAFIDLHLKNFSNYVEPRMMELDVLTSQEAKDLITNKNIEMINFGDL
- the galU gene encoding UTP--glucose-1-phosphate uridylyltransferase GalU; this encodes MVKVTKAVIPAAGLGTRLLPATKAQPKEMLTIVDKPSLQYIVEELVESGIEDIIIVTGRNKNCIEDHFDYSYELEDTLLKQEKHTLLARVAELSSMVNIFYVRQTHPLGLGHAVLKAKPFIGNDPFVVALGDDIMYNPEKPVSKQMIEKYEEYGSSIIGVQEVAKKDVSKYGIVDPGKRLDDKTVEVEDFVEKPFVEDAPSRFACLGRYLLDGKIFDHLENAKPGKGGEIQLTDAILKLQKSGEKVAAYNFEGKRYDIGDKLGLLKANIEYGLKHEETKDGLLEYLKNELKIGE